CTTGCGGTGGATGGGATCCTTGGAAAAATACCTGAGGGTGTCGTGCATCCAGCCCATGTTCCACTTGAATCCGAAGCCGAGTCCTCCGAGATAGGTGGGCCTGGAGACCATGGCCCAGTCCGTGGACTCCTCCGCAATGGTCATGCAGTCCGGATGATACCGATAGACGAGTTCGTTCAAGCGCTTCAGGAATGCGATGGCCTCCAGGTTTTCCCGACCTCCGTACTCGTTTGGTATCCACTCCCCATCCTTACGAGAGTAGTCCAGATAGAGCATGGATGCGACCGCATCCACCCGGAGGCCGTCGATATGGTAGACCTCGAGCCAGAAATTGGCGTTTGAAAGGAGGAAATTTGCCACCTCCGTCCTTCCGTAGTTGAAGATGAATGTCCCCCAGTCTGCGTGGAGGCCCTTTTTGGGGTCTGCATGCTCATAGAGATGGGTCCCGTCAAAAAAACCGAGCCCGTGACCGTCCGTGGGAAAATGGGCCGGGACCCAATCGATGATGACCCCGATCCCGTTTTGGTGAAGGACATCCACGAGATACATGAAGTCCTGAGGGGTCCCAAACCGGCTCGTCGGAGAGAAATAACCGAGGGTCTGGTAACCCCACGAGGCATCGAGGGGATGCTCGCTTACGGGAAGAAACTCCACATGGGTAAAGCCCATCTCCTTTACGTATCCTGCAAGTTTCGGGGCGAGCTCCCGGTAGGTAAGCCAGCGGTTCCCCTCCTCTGGGACCCTCATCCAGGAGCCGAGATGGACCTCGTAGATGGAGATCGGGGCATCAAGGGCGTTTTTTTGCGCCCTGGATGCCATCCATTCGCCGTCGCCCCATTCATACCCGGAGAGATCCCAGACGACAGAGGCGGTCTTGGGCCGGAGCTCGCTGAAAAACCCGTAGGGATCCGTCTTTTCGGCCCGGTAGTCCCCGAACCTTGACTCAATGGCATATTTATAGAGGGCCCCTTTGCCGACCGCAGGGACAAAACCCTCCCAGA
This Deltaproteobacteria bacterium DNA region includes the following protein-coding sequences:
- the glgB gene encoding 1,4-alpha-glucan branching protein GlgB, translating into MAEREFFLSDFDLYLFMEGTHYRTWERLGAHPGVKNGVQGTWFAVWAPNAERVAVIGDFNGWDSARNPLVSRGDSGIWEGFVPAVGKGALYKYAIESRFGDYRAEKTDPYGFFSELRPKTASVVWDLSGYEWGDGEWMASRAQKNALDAPISIYEVHLGSWMRVPEEGNRWLTYRELAPKLAGYVKEMGFTHVEFLPVSEHPLDASWGYQTLGYFSPTSRFGTPQDFMYLVDVLHQNGIGVIIDWVPAHFPTDGHGLGFFDGTHLYEHADPKKGLHADWGTFIFNYGRTEVANFLLSNANFWLEVYHIDGLRVDAVASMLYLDYSRKDGEWIPNEYGGRENLEAIAFLKRLNELVYRYHPDCMTIAEESTDWAMVSRPTYLGGLGFGFKWNMGWMHDTLRYFSKDPIHRKYHHNDLTFSLLYAFHENFVLPFSHDEVVHGKGSMIGKMPGDDWQRFANLRLLYGYMYTHPGKKLLFMGNEIGQWAEWNHDASLEWHLLQYAPHEGLRYWVKDLNSLLRSEPALHELDFTPEGFQWINCHDSLQSVLSYLRRGRDPEDVICCVCNFTPVPRYDYRIGVPFPGFWKEVLNSDSTYYGGSGVGNLGGVEAVSVPAFGHDHSLSVTLPPLGIVIFRRAR